One Oscillospiraceae bacterium DNA segment encodes these proteins:
- a CDS encoding SDR family oxidoreductase: protein MYSMKDKIVLITGGSQGYGKAMAKRFVEGGATVIIAAKNLGKLEAAKQETGCAELFSMDVTSPADWERVKKFIEEKYGRLDVLINNAGGGVAIKEVTEQSIEEIDTAIKLNLNSVIYGSRAFAEMMKTQKSGTILNVSSVCAKEAWSAWSVYASAKSGVLNFSKGLYVELRPYNVRVTTLIPAAANTGFNGSAGIGEVPRLLKPEDIAELTYDICKMPNHVVVEEITIWGIDQEVNPL from the coding sequence ATGTATTCCATGAAGGATAAAATCGTTTTAATTACAGGGGGTTCCCAAGGATACGGGAAAGCCATGGCGAAAAGATTTGTAGAAGGCGGCGCGACCGTTATCATCGCCGCAAAAAACCTCGGTAAATTGGAAGCGGCAAAGCAAGAGACCGGATGCGCGGAACTTTTTTCGATGGACGTCACTTCTCCTGCCGACTGGGAACGGGTAAAAAAGTTTATCGAAGAAAAATACGGGCGTCTGGACGTGTTGATCAACAATGCCGGCGGCGGTGTTGCGATCAAAGAGGTCACCGAGCAGAGCATTGAAGAGATTGATACAGCGATCAAACTGAACCTGAACAGTGTGATTTACGGAAGCCGGGCTTTTGCGGAGATGATGAAAACGCAAAAGAGCGGCACGATTCTCAACGTGTCCTCGGTCTGCGCCAAAGAGGCGTGGTCGGCGTGGTCGGTCTATGCTTCGGCGAAGAGCGGCGTATTGAACTTTTCAAAAGGGCTTTATGTGGAATTGAGACCTTATAACGTGCGGGTGACGACATTGATACCGGCTGCGGCGAATACGGGTTTCAACGGCAGCGCCGGAATCGGAGAAGTTCCCCGCCTGCTGAAGCCGGAGGATATCGCGGAACTCACCTACGACATCTGCAAGATGCCGAATCATGTCGTGGTGGAAGAAATCACGATTTGGGGGATCGATCAGGAGGTCAATCCGCTGTAA
- a CDS encoding FAD-dependent oxidoreductase gives MKVERIKTDVAVVGAGMAGCGAAAVLAKSGLTAVVIEKQGRIGGTAVAAGVNNFEPGVSAGECHRLLAERLIAAGKGQVQESVKELPCAQTGEFWGLSVKSADGYEATLRRSGLTRGEWRRFVFDDEAMETELRNLIKSDRVTLLTDTEFADCDVRNHRIETIRCHRKDGTVLEITARRFIDAGGEIELARKSGCKATKLAESRDVYNEPSAPDQAAEKLNGVTYVFQLSKSLEKQLENPLSSFSDQTEQWLKEAKACGFCSFIVTKPDGDLNVNMLPTMAGDEYFADGEAARQNCLERVYRYAEYLTEHPAFKGYHLSKIFPFPGIREHWRLVGKTVLTQNDILIDFRKHPNRADFISIADHPMDIHGENGICAKVDNPYGIPYSCLLPNEISNLLVACRGASFSHLAASSCRLSRTMLSLGESAALAVIQAAERGIELENVNPEPIFEINIKDELIQ, from the coding sequence ATGAAAGTCGAACGGATTAAAACCGATGTCGCCGTTGTCGGCGCCGGCATGGCCGGGTGCGGAGCCGCCGCCGTTTTGGCGAAAAGCGGTTTGACTGCCGTTGTCATTGAAAAGCAGGGCAGAATCGGCGGAACGGCGGTCGCCGCCGGCGTGAATAATTTTGAACCCGGCGTCAGTGCGGGTGAATGCCATCGTCTGCTGGCCGAACGGCTTATAGCGGCGGGCAAAGGTCAGGTTCAGGAGTCGGTCAAAGAACTCCCGTGTGCGCAGACCGGGGAGTTTTGGGGTCTGTCGGTGAAAAGCGCAGACGGCTATGAAGCCACCCTGCGGCGTTCCGGTTTGACGCGCGGTGAATGGCGGCGTTTTGTCTTTGACGACGAGGCGATGGAAACCGAACTGCGCAACTTGATTAAATCCGATCGGGTCACATTGCTGACGGACACCGAATTTGCGGATTGCGATGTACGCAATCACCGAATCGAAACCATCCGATGCCACCGAAAAGACGGCACGGTTTTGGAAATAACCGCCCGCCGGTTCATCGATGCCGGCGGGGAAATTGAGCTTGCCCGAAAAAGCGGCTGTAAAGCCACTAAGCTTGCCGAGAGTCGGGACGTTTATAACGAGCCCTCAGCTCCCGATCAAGCCGCCGAAAAACTCAACGGCGTTACCTATGTCTTTCAACTCTCAAAAAGCCTTGAAAAACAATTAGAAAATCCTCTTTCAAGTTTTTCGGATCAAACCGAACAGTGGCTGAAGGAAGCGAAAGCCTGCGGTTTTTGCTCATTTATTGTGACCAAACCCGACGGGGATTTGAATGTGAACATGCTGCCCACAATGGCGGGAGATGAATATTTTGCCGACGGGGAGGCCGCCCGGCAAAACTGTCTTGAACGGGTTTATCGTTATGCGGAGTATCTGACGGAACATCCAGCGTTCAAAGGGTATCATCTGTCAAAAATTTTCCCGTTTCCGGGTATCCGCGAACATTGGCGGCTCGTCGGGAAAACGGTTTTGACCCAAAACGATATTTTAATCGATTTCAGAAAGCATCCGAATCGGGCGGATTTTATCAGTATCGCCGACCACCCGATGGACATTCACGGCGAAAACGGCATCTGTGCCAAAGTGGACAATCCATACGGGATTCCGTACAGCTGCTTGCTTCCGAATGAAATATCGAATCTGCTTGTCGCGTGCCGGGGCGCCTCTTTTAGCCATCTTGCGGCATCTTCGTGCCGGCTGAGCCGGACAATGCTGTCACTGGGCGAATCGGCGGCGCTGGCGGTGATTCAGGCGGCAGAGCGGGGAATCGAATTGGAAAACGTAAATCCGGAACCCATTTTTGAAATTAACATCAAAGACGAATTGATTCAATAG
- a CDS encoding DUF5050 domain-containing protein: protein MMKKFVSVLMVILFGFTCAACGTTSSETSSVTSETPEMVESTLSDFDASAYGTYPSNLSIGGGAVTDGNCIYYSRLDYYSVDAKEYRLWKYDFATEEHSQVTEFRTDYLNYYNSRLFYIKNADKFVYSMNTDGSGITQLTQETVNKLLVYEGKLYCLTDSELYTIASDGTGKSVLYSGKCTGLYFDGGTTYIITDENQVCVLTDGTATPIEGVFAYSIVVNNGWIYYLNVNDSSLVYKVRTDGTDLRKLYSGTSENLLIADGMLYFVSIEIGYNIIRIDCNGNSKVLVNYDRANSINVIGDYMLYTDMRSGDLRLMEIGKNSASDFLYM, encoded by the coding sequence ATGATGAAAAAGTTTGTTTCCGTTTTAATGGTAATATTATTTGGATTTACTTGCGCTGCGTGTGGCACGACGTCCTCAGAAACGTCGTCCGTCACTTCCGAAACGCCCGAGATGGTCGAGAGTACGCTGAGCGATTTCGACGCTTCGGCTTACGGAACTTATCCGAGCAATCTCAGCATCGGTGGCGGAGCGGTCACGGACGGGAACTGCATCTATTATTCCCGTCTGGACTACTACTCGGTAGACGCGAAAGAATACCGGCTTTGGAAATATGATTTCGCTACTGAAGAACACAGTCAGGTTACCGAATTCAGAACCGATTATTTGAATTATTATAACAGTCGTCTCTTTTATATCAAAAACGCTGATAAATTTGTTTATTCGATGAACACCGACGGGAGCGGTATCACGCAGCTGACGCAGGAGACAGTTAACAAATTGTTGGTTTACGAGGGGAAACTCTATTGCCTGACCGATTCCGAACTTTATACGATTGCATCCGACGGAACCGGAAAATCCGTACTTTATAGCGGAAAATGCACCGGCCTTTATTTTGACGGCGGCACGACCTATATCATCACGGACGAAAATCAAGTTTGTGTGCTCACCGACGGTACGGCAACGCCGATTGAGGGTGTCTTCGCCTATTCGATCGTCGTCAATAACGGTTGGATTTATTATTTGAACGTCAACGATTCATCCCTTGTCTATAAAGTCAGAACCGACGGTACGGATCTGCGCAAACTCTACAGCGGCACAAGTGAAAACCTTCTGATTGCTGACGGTATGCTTTATTTCGTCAGCATTGAAATCGGTTACAACATCATCAGAATCGATTGTAACGGAAACAGCAAGGTATTGGTGAATTATGACCGCGCAAACAGCATCAACGTCATCGGAGATTATATGCTTTATACCGATATGCGGAGCGGCGATCTGCGTTTGATGGAGATCGGTAAAAATTCCGCAAGCGATTTCTTATATATGTAA
- the ilvB gene encoding biosynthetic-type acetolactate synthase large subunit — translation MEMKGARIVIETLIEQGVDTIFGYPGGTVVNLYEELYNCSDRIHHVLTSHEQGAAHAADGYARVTGKVGVVLATSGPGATNLVTGIANAYLDSSPIVAITGKVALAMIGQDSFQDVDIAGMTMPITKHNYLVERIEDLADTLREAFVIAKSGRPGPVLVDVPKDIQLAKYDFEPQSPVPAAPNKPPREKELEQAVKLIESAKRPCIYMGGGVVLSGASKELSDFAQYIDAPISSSMMGLSAISRSNPRFLGMIGMHGNYSATKAIAEADLIVAVGTRFSDRTTGSKDKFAKKAKILHIDIDPAEIGKNISISASVTGDIKDVLTALMRQMNAAEHPDWRKLVQKFKNDEKRLCQFPTNRLHPYAVISKLQALADDNTAIVTDVGQHQMWTAQRYDFAKPRNFVTSGGLGAMGFGMGAAIGSCFGKQKKKTVLITGDGSFHMNLNELATAVTHNLPIVIVVMNNGVLGMVRQWQTLFYDGHYSQTTLDRKTDYVKLAEAFGAAGMRISSLDEMDAVLEAAYACDGPVIVDCIIDTDEMVLPMIPPGGSVDNIILK, via the coding sequence ATGGAGATGAAAGGTGCGAGAATTGTTATTGAGACCTTGATCGAACAAGGTGTCGATACCATATTCGGCTATCCGGGCGGCACGGTTGTCAATCTTTATGAAGAGCTTTACAACTGCAGCGACCGCATCCATCATGTGCTCACAAGCCACGAACAGGGCGCGGCGCATGCCGCCGACGGTTATGCGCGCGTGACCGGAAAAGTCGGGGTCGTGCTTGCGACCTCGGGACCGGGGGCGACCAATCTCGTCACGGGCATCGCAAACGCCTATCTCGACTCATCGCCGATCGTGGCCATCACGGGCAAAGTAGCATTGGCCATGATCGGGCAGGACAGCTTTCAGGACGTGGACATCGCCGGAATGACCATGCCGATCACGAAGCACAATTATCTCGTCGAGCGCATCGAGGATCTGGCCGATACCCTGCGTGAGGCGTTTGTCATCGCCAAATCGGGCCGTCCGGGTCCGGTGCTTGTAGATGTCCCGAAGGATATACAGCTTGCAAAATACGATTTTGAGCCGCAAAGCCCGGTTCCGGCAGCACCCAATAAACCGCCCCGTGAAAAAGAGCTTGAGCAGGCGGTAAAACTGATTGAATCCGCAAAACGCCCCTGCATTTATATGGGCGGCGGCGTGGTTCTCTCGGGTGCGTCAAAGGAACTGTCGGATTTTGCGCAGTACATCGACGCACCGATCAGTTCCAGTATGATGGGGTTATCGGCGATTTCGCGCAGCAATCCGCGCTTCTTGGGCATGATCGGCATGCACGGCAACTATTCCGCCACCAAAGCCATTGCCGAGGCGGATCTGATCGTCGCCGTCGGAACCAGGTTCAGTGACCGAACCACGGGCAGCAAAGACAAGTTCGCAAAAAAAGCAAAAATTCTGCACATTGACATCGATCCCGCAGAGATCGGCAAGAACATCAGCATCAGCGCCAGCGTGACAGGCGATATCAAAGACGTGCTGACCGCTTTAATGCGGCAGATGAATGCGGCGGAACATCCCGATTGGCGAAAGTTGGTGCAGAAATTCAAAAACGACGAAAAGCGCCTGTGCCAATTCCCGACCAACCGTCTGCACCCTTATGCGGTGATCTCGAAACTGCAGGCTTTGGCCGACGACAACACGGCAATCGTAACCGATGTCGGGCAGCACCAGATGTGGACGGCGCAGCGGTATGATTTTGCCAAACCCCGTAATTTTGTTACTTCCGGCGGGCTCGGCGCGATGGGCTTCGGAATGGGTGCCGCGATCGGTTCCTGTTTCGGAAAGCAGAAAAAGAAAACCGTTTTGATCACCGGCGACGGCAGTTTCCACATGAATTTGAACGAGTTGGCAACCGCCGTCACGCATAATCTCCCCATCGTCATCGTGGTCATGAACAACGGTGTTCTGGGAATGGTGCGTCAGTGGCAGACACTCTTTTACGACGGGCATTATTCTCAGACCACCCTCGACAGGAAAACCGATTATGTGAAATTGGCTGAGGCGTTTGGCGCAGCGGGAATGCGGATAAGCAGCCTTGATGAGATGGATGCGGTATTGGAAGCGGCTTATGCCTGTGACGGACCGGTCATCGTGGACTGCATAATCGACACCGATGAGATGGTTTTGCCGATGATCCCGCCGGGCGGTTCGGTCGACAATATTATTCTAAAATAA
- the ilvN gene encoding acetolactate synthase small subunit, translated as MKSEKFVIAVLVSNHFGVLTRVSGLFARRGFNIDSLTVGETENPAVSRMTIAVTGDEYVREQMVKQLEKLHDVKKIAVMEPDDTVTRELVLLKVKSDDANRAGIIEAANVYRAKIIDLSTESISIEITGEQTKLDGFIKYMRQYGVLELCRTGVTALGRGDSTLTIGE; from the coding sequence ATGAAAAGCGAAAAATTTGTGATTGCGGTATTGGTCTCCAACCATTTCGGCGTTTTGACCCGTGTTTCCGGTCTTTTTGCACGGCGCGGCTTTAACATCGACTCATTGACGGTTGGTGAGACCGAAAACCCCGCCGTCTCCCGTATGACCATCGCCGTCACGGGCGACGAATATGTCCGCGAACAGATGGTCAAACAGCTTGAAAAACTGCACGATGTCAAAAAGATCGCGGTGATGGAACCGGACGATACGGTCACCCGCGAATTGGTTCTGCTTAAAGTCAAATCGGACGACGCCAACAGAGCAGGCATCATCGAAGCTGCCAATGTCTATCGTGCAAAAATTATCGATCTGTCAACCGAATCGATCAGCATCGAGATCACCGGTGAACAGACCAAACTGGACGGATTTATCAAATACATGCGGCAATACGGTGTCCTTGAACTGTGCCGCACCGGCGTCACGGCACTCGGCCGTGGTGATTCCACCTTGACCATCGGCGAATAA
- the ilvC gene encoding ketol-acid reductoisomerase, producing MATIYYEKDCNLKALNGKTVAVIGYGSQGHAHALNLHDSGVKVVVGLYEGSTSAQRAREAGLEVKLTADAVKAADIIMILVNDEKQAALYKKDIEPNLTAGKTLAFAHGFNIHYGQIVPPKGVDVIMVAPKGPGHTVRSQYVEGKGVPDLVAVYQDASGKALETALAYAAGIGGARAGILQTTFKEETETDLFGEQAVLCGGVSALMKAGFETLVAAGYQPESAYFECVHEMKLIIDLVVQGGLSYMRYSISDTAEYGDYSVGKRIITDETKKEMKKVLTEIQDGTFARNWILENQAGRPSFNALRRMESEHQVESVGKELREKMSWQKVQK from the coding sequence ATGGCAACAATTTATTACGAAAAGGATTGTAATTTGAAAGCACTGAACGGGAAAACCGTCGCGGTCATCGGCTACGGCAGCCAGGGACATGCCCACGCGCTCAACCTCCACGACAGCGGCGTCAAAGTCGTCGTCGGCTTGTATGAGGGTTCTACCTCTGCACAGCGCGCCCGTGAAGCGGGTCTCGAAGTCAAGCTGACCGCCGACGCGGTCAAAGCCGCCGACATCATCATGATTCTCGTCAACGACGAAAAACAGGCGGCGCTCTATAAAAAAGACATTGAACCCAACCTGACCGCAGGCAAGACCTTGGCGTTCGCGCACGGTTTCAATATCCACTACGGCCAGATCGTACCCCCCAAGGGCGTCGACGTCATCATGGTTGCGCCGAAAGGCCCCGGACACACCGTCCGCAGCCAGTATGTCGAGGGCAAAGGTGTGCCCGATCTCGTGGCCGTGTATCAGGACGCGAGCGGAAAAGCGCTCGAAACCGCATTGGCTTATGCCGCGGGCATCGGCGGCGCAAGAGCCGGCATTCTGCAGACCACCTTTAAAGAGGAGACCGAGACCGATCTGTTCGGCGAGCAAGCGGTGCTGTGCGGCGGTGTCTCCGCGCTGATGAAAGCGGGCTTTGAGACCTTGGTCGCGGCCGGTTATCAGCCCGAGAGCGCCTATTTTGAGTGCGTTCACGAGATGAAACTGATCATTGATCTGGTGGTGCAGGGCGGTCTTTCGTATATGCGCTACTCCATCAGCGACACCGCAGAATACGGCGATTACAGCGTCGGGAAACGCATTATAACCGACGAGACCAAAAAAGAGATGAAAAAAGTGCTCACCGAAATTCAGGACGGCACCTTCGCGCGTAACTGGATTTTGGAGAATCAAGCCGGCAGACCGTCGTTTAACGCGCTGCGCCGCATGGAGAGCGAACATCAGGTCGAGAGCGTCGGCAAGGAACTCCGCGAAAAGATGTCTTGGCAAAAAGTCCAAAAATAA
- the ilvD gene encoding dihydroxy-acid dehydratase produces MRSDNIKKGVERAPHRSLLKAMGYTDNQIKKPLIGIVNSFNEVIPGHVHLNQIARAAKDGVLAAGGTPMEFNVIGVCDGLAMGHTGMKYSLASRELIADSVESMAMAHSFDGLVFIPNCDKIVPGMLMAAARLNLPSIFVSGGPMLSLDGKDLNSVFEAVGAYKAGLLDEQNLGCLEESACPSCGSCSGMFTANSMNCLTEALGMGLPGNGTIPAVYAARTRLAKAAGEQIMELVAKNITARQIMTEKAFQNALTVDMALGCSTNSVLHLTAIAHEAGVKIDLRQINVVSGKTPNLCHLAPAGPHHMQDLNAAGGVRAVMAELASAGLLDTSLPTVTGKTLGENLAGTKADGTVIKSVQEPYSESGGLAILFGSLAPNGGVVKRSAVAPEMQVHKGPARVFDSEDEAITAIYNGKIKPGDVVVIRYEGPSGGPGMREMLSPTSAIAGMGLDKEVALITDGRFSGATRGAAIGHVSPEAAAGGPIAYVCEGDIIAIDIPQQTLTLEISEDEFAKRKQTMKLKEPAEIGGYLKRYRRMVASADKGAVVE; encoded by the coding sequence ATGAGAAGCGATAACATCAAAAAAGGCGTCGAACGGGCACCGCACCGGAGCTTGCTGAAGGCGATGGGTTATACCGATAATCAGATCAAAAAACCGCTGATCGGTATTGTCAACTCGTTCAACGAGGTCATCCCGGGACATGTCCACCTCAACCAGATCGCCCGCGCGGCAAAAGACGGTGTTCTGGCTGCCGGCGGCACCCCGATGGAGTTCAACGTCATCGGCGTCTGCGACGGGCTTGCGATGGGCCATACGGGCATGAAATACTCATTGGCCTCGCGCGAACTGATCGCGGACAGCGTCGAGAGCATGGCGATGGCGCACAGCTTTGACGGGCTGGTATTCATCCCGAACTGCGACAAGATCGTCCCCGGCATGCTGATGGCTGCGGCGCGGCTGAATCTGCCTTCGATTTTCGTCTCCGGCGGCCCGATGCTCTCACTCGACGGCAAAGACCTGAACAGCGTGTTCGAAGCGGTCGGCGCCTATAAAGCGGGACTGCTCGACGAGCAAAACCTCGGCTGCCTCGAAGAAAGCGCCTGTCCGAGCTGCGGTTCCTGTTCGGGCATGTTCACCGCCAACTCGATGAACTGCCTTACCGAAGCATTAGGCATGGGTCTGCCCGGTAACGGGACGATCCCGGCGGTCTATGCAGCGCGTACCCGGCTTGCGAAAGCGGCGGGCGAGCAGATCATGGAACTGGTCGCAAAAAATATTACGGCGCGGCAAATCATGACAGAAAAAGCGTTTCAAAATGCGCTCACCGTGGATATGGCGCTCGGATGCTCGACCAACTCGGTTTTGCATCTGACTGCCATCGCGCACGAGGCCGGTGTAAAAATCGACCTGCGCCAAATCAATGTCGTCAGCGGAAAAACGCCGAATCTGTGCCACCTTGCTCCCGCAGGTCCGCACCATATGCAGGACCTGAACGCGGCGGGCGGTGTGCGCGCGGTGATGGCGGAACTGGCTTCCGCCGGACTGCTGGACACCTCGCTTCCGACTGTGACCGGTAAGACCTTGGGAGAGAATCTTGCCGGAACGAAAGCGGACGGAACTGTGATCAAAAGCGTTCAAGAGCCGTATTCCGAGAGCGGCGGGCTTGCGATCCTATTCGGGTCGCTTGCGCCGAACGGCGGCGTGGTCAAACGCAGTGCGGTCGCACCCGAGATGCAGGTTCACAAAGGCCCTGCGCGGGTGTTTGACAGCGAAGACGAAGCCATCACGGCGATATACAACGGAAAAATCAAACCGGGCGACGTAGTGGTCATCCGCTACGAAGGACCGTCCGGCGGCCCGGGGATGCGGGAGATGCTGTCCCCGACCTCGGCCATCGCGGGCATGGGACTCGATAAAGAAGTCGCACTGATCACCGACGGGCGTTTTTCGGGCGCAACAAGAGGTGCAGCCATCGGGCATGTTTCACCGGAAGCCGCTGCGGGCGGACCGATTGCCTATGTTTGCGAAGGTGATATAATAGCGATAGACATCCCGCAACAGACGCTGACGCTGGAGATCTCGGAGGACGAATTCGCCAAACGCAAACAGACCATGAAGCTCAAAGAACCCGCAGAAATCGGCGGCTATCTCAAACGCTACAGGCGCATGGTGGCCTCGGCTGATAAAGGCGCGGTGGTCGAATGA
- a CDS encoding 2-isopropylmalate synthase, with amino-acid sequence MRKITIFDTTLRDGEQSPGCSMNLEEKLEVARQLERLKVDIIEAGFAISSPGDFESVKRVAETVKDCQVASLSRALTKDIDAAWGAVKGAVSPLIHTFISTSPVHMQYKLRMEPEKVLEQAVAMVKYAKNYCADVEFSAEDAMRSEPAFLAKVVSAVVKAGATVVNIPDTVGFTTPEEMAAMIRYLLDHAPGAEKIRLSTHCHNDLGMAVANSLAAVGAGAAQIECTVNGLGERAGNTALEEVVMALRTRGQTMNCECGIDTTQIYRTSRLIYNIIGQTAPINKAIVGANAFAHESGIHQHGVLAERTTYEIMTPESIGLPKNKMVLGKHSGKHGLEVRLSELGYRFDKDELESYFQTFKELCDKKKEITDLDLEAIVTSGLSQHAGAYQLERYDVHSCNYATANCVVQLQYNGESVEEVALGNGPIDAAYNAINKIVKRDDYSLVNYEIHSVTDGRDALGEVVVKLKYGDRTVTGRGLSTDILESSLLAYINGVNKILELG; translated from the coding sequence ATGAGAAAAATCACAATATTTGACACCACACTGCGTGACGGCGAACAGTCGCCCGGCTGCAGCATGAATCTCGAAGAAAAATTGGAGGTGGCCCGCCAGCTAGAGCGGTTGAAGGTCGATATCATCGAGGCGGGATTTGCAATCTCTTCGCCCGGCGATTTCGAGTCGGTGAAGCGCGTGGCAGAAACGGTGAAGGACTGTCAAGTCGCATCGCTTTCCAGGGCTTTGACCAAAGATATCGACGCGGCATGGGGCGCGGTCAAAGGCGCGGTTTCGCCTTTGATTCACACGTTTATTTCCACTTCGCCGGTGCATATGCAGTATAAATTGCGCATGGAACCGGAAAAGGTACTGGAGCAAGCCGTCGCGATGGTCAAATACGCGAAGAATTATTGTGCCGATGTCGAATTCTCGGCGGAGGACGCCATGCGCAGCGAACCCGCATTCTTGGCGAAGGTGGTTTCCGCCGTTGTCAAAGCGGGTGCGACTGTGGTTAATATCCCCGATACAGTCGGCTTTACGACTCCCGAGGAGATGGCCGCGATGATCCGCTATCTGCTTGACCATGCACCGGGCGCGGAAAAAATCCGTCTGTCAACCCACTGCCACAACGACCTCGGCATGGCGGTCGCCAATTCACTGGCCGCTGTCGGCGCGGGCGCCGCACAAATCGAATGTACGGTCAACGGACTCGGCGAACGCGCGGGAAACACGGCGCTTGAAGAAGTCGTCATGGCGCTGCGTACCAGGGGTCAGACCATGAACTGCGAATGCGGTATCGACACGACCCAGATTTACCGTACCAGCCGTCTGATCTACAACATCATCGGGCAGACCGCGCCGATCAACAAAGCCATCGTCGGTGCAAACGCATTCGCGCATGAGTCGGGCATCCACCAACACGGCGTATTGGCCGAGCGGACGACCTATGAGATCATGACACCCGAATCCATCGGTCTGCCGAAGAACAAAATGGTGCTCGGTAAGCATTCGGGTAAACACGGGCTGGAAGTCCGCCTGTCCGAACTGGGTTACCGGTTTGATAAAGACGAGTTGGAGAGCTATTTCCAGACCTTTAAAGAGCTCTGTGACAAGAAAAAAGAGATCACCGACCTCGATCTTGAGGCGATTGTGACCAGTGGTTTATCGCAACACGCGGGAGCATATCAGCTCGAACGCTACGACGTGCACTCCTGCAACTACGCCACCGCAAACTGCGTGGTACAGCTGCAATATAACGGCGAGAGCGTCGAGGAAGTCGCGCTCGGCAACGGTCCGATTGACGCGGCTTACAACGCCATCAATAAAATCGTCAAACGCGACGATTATTCGCTGGTCAACTATGAAATCCACTCGGTCACCGACGGCCGCGACGCACTCGGTGAAGTTGTCGTCAAATTGAAATACGGCGATCGAACCGTGACGGGCAGGGGACTTTCGACCGACATTCTCGAATCGAGCTTACTGGCCTATATCAACGGCGTCAATAAAATTTTAGAATTGGGGTGA